One part of the Natronorubrum sediminis genome encodes these proteins:
- the lrp gene encoding HTH-type transcriptional regulator Lrp, with amino-acid sequence MTYENLDAKLVNALLGDGRASLRSLAEELDVSVTTVSNHLSDLEEDGVIEGYTPRVDYDAVGYDVTAVIQLQVEGNALPDITETLRDHRQMTSVYEVTGDYDVIAIGKFKDTDGMNDQIKALLTDPDIKASNTSVVLNAVSENEQFELDVTDT; translated from the coding sequence ATGACGTACGAAAATCTCGATGCAAAACTAGTGAATGCACTCTTGGGTGACGGTCGCGCGAGCCTCCGTAGCCTCGCCGAAGAGCTCGACGTTTCTGTCACCACGGTTTCGAATCATCTCTCGGATCTCGAGGAGGATGGCGTAATCGAGGGCTATACACCGCGTGTCGATTACGATGCGGTCGGATATGACGTCACCGCCGTTATCCAGCTTCAAGTCGAAGGGAACGCGCTTCCAGACATCACCGAAACGCTTCGCGATCACCGCCAGATGACCAGTGTCTACGAAGTGACCGGCGACTACGACGTGATCGCCATCGGCAAGTTCAAAGACACCGACGGGATGAACGATCAGATCAAGGCGTTGCTCACCGACCCGGATATCAAAGCATCGAACACAAGCGTCGTCCTCAACGCCGTCAGCGAAAACGAGCAGTTCGAACTCGACGTTACCGATACCTAA
- a CDS encoding APC family permease, which yields MSDTTDSGSTTLSSSIGLVGVLALLVGNAIAVPIFVLPGPLAGTSGPSLVLAIVLAAIPASFVVLYNALLGSAMPVAGGLYVYISRLTAPYWGFLVPFTIPLVAWASLLITATGFAEYTRIFFDVPSLLLIYVLLGFVLVINLIGLRMVAQVQILFFLGLVVTLLVFIVPGLGSVETANYTPFFPDYGAFALAVVALFYPFLGFGLLIELGEEIEDPGRTIPLVLGFGIGIVALFYVSLIAVLVGVVPYTNLGSEADLALAAATFLPWWGEYVVATGALFAVVTTVNTTLLVFSRTLMRASRDGIFPEFLATIHPRFETPHYAILVLGLPPFVLVPLAGEIVGLSTFIGLASLTAYFFCAIGLWNLPREFPEHYANAPFRLRRYRGLLFAVVGGGVVTGAFWLVTLFQQPVVGIVLIGWFILAYCYYRYRLRNSDRAAVYRTMTTLDVHERVDTSGEHGDD from the coding sequence ATGAGCGACACCACTGACAGCGGGTCGACGACGCTCTCCTCGAGCATCGGGCTGGTGGGCGTGCTCGCGTTGCTCGTCGGAAACGCGATCGCCGTGCCGATCTTCGTGTTACCGGGTCCACTGGCCGGGACGTCGGGACCCTCGCTCGTGTTGGCCATCGTGCTGGCGGCGATTCCGGCGAGTTTCGTCGTGTTGTACAACGCGTTGCTCGGCTCAGCGATGCCTGTCGCTGGGGGTCTGTACGTCTATATTTCGCGGCTGACAGCGCCCTACTGGGGGTTTCTGGTTCCGTTTACGATCCCGCTCGTGGCGTGGGCGTCGCTTCTGATCACGGCGACGGGGTTCGCCGAGTACACGCGCATCTTCTTCGACGTGCCGTCGTTGTTGCTCATCTACGTCTTGCTCGGGTTCGTACTCGTGATCAACCTGATCGGACTCAGGATGGTCGCACAGGTACAGATCCTATTTTTCCTCGGACTCGTCGTCACCCTGCTCGTCTTCATCGTCCCGGGGCTGGGGTCCGTCGAGACGGCCAATTACACGCCATTTTTCCCCGATTACGGCGCGTTCGCGCTCGCCGTCGTCGCCCTGTTCTACCCGTTTCTGGGCTTTGGCTTGCTCATCGAACTCGGTGAGGAGATCGAAGACCCCGGCCGGACGATTCCCCTCGTCCTCGGATTCGGAATCGGGATCGTCGCGCTGTTCTACGTGTCGCTCATCGCGGTTCTCGTCGGCGTCGTCCCCTACACGAATCTCGGCAGCGAAGCCGACCTCGCGCTCGCCGCCGCGACGTTCCTCCCCTGGTGGGGCGAGTACGTCGTCGCCACTGGCGCACTCTTCGCGGTCGTGACCACGGTGAACACGACGCTGCTCGTCTTCTCGAGAACGCTCATGCGAGCGAGTCGCGACGGCATCTTCCCCGAGTTCCTCGCGACGATCCACCCGCGCTTCGAGACGCCCCACTACGCGATTTTGGTCCTCGGTCTCCCGCCGTTCGTGCTCGTGCCCCTCGCCGGCGAAATCGTCGGCCTATCGACGTTCATCGGTCTCGCCAGTCTCACGGCGTACTTCTTCTGTGCGATCGGCCTCTGGAACCTTCCTCGAGAATTCCCCGAGCACTACGCGAACGCCCCGTTCAGACTCCGCCGATACCGCGGACTCCTGTTCGCCGTCGTCGGCGGCGGGGTCGTTACGGGCGCGTTCTGGCTCGTCACGCTCTTCCAGCAACCCGTCGTCGGCATCGTCTTGATCGGCTGGTTCATCCTCGCGTACTGCTACTATCGCTATCGGCTGCGGAATAGCGACCGAGCGGCGGTCTACCGGACGATGACGACGCTCGACGTCCACGAACGAGTCGATACGTCGGGAGAACACGGTGACGATTGA
- the glnA gene encoding type I glutamate--ammonia ligase, with product MTSGNITEAEQAVLDEIEENDIDFLRLQFTDILGTVKNVSVPARQAEKAFAEGIYFDGSSIEGFVRIQESDMRLVPDPNTFAILPWRNREDGASARMICDVYNTTSGEPFEGDPRRVLRNALDRAHEMGYKVNAAPEPEFFLFEEDEEGRATTTTNDAGGYFDLAPKDLASDVRRDIIYGLENMGFEVEASHHEVAEGQHEINFEYDDALTTADNVATFRTVVRAIAAQHDYHATFMPKPIPEINGSGMHTHISLFTEDGENAFHEEDDEFNLSEEARAFTAGILEHAPAITAVANPTVNSYKRLVPGYEAPVYVAWSDRNRSSLIRKPAARVPAASRVELRSPDPSCNPYLAIAVMIHAGLDGIEQDLECPDPVRENIYEFDEEKREEYGIDTLPANLGEAVDALEEDDAMFDALGEHIGEKFVEAKRQEFEEYLIDVSEWELDRYLETF from the coding sequence ATGACAAGCGGAAACATCACTGAGGCCGAACAGGCCGTACTCGACGAAATTGAGGAGAACGATATCGACTTCCTGCGACTGCAATTTACCGATATTCTTGGCACTGTAAAAAACGTCTCAGTGCCAGCCCGACAGGCCGAAAAAGCGTTCGCCGAGGGAATTTACTTCGACGGATCGTCGATCGAAGGCTTCGTTCGCATTCAGGAATCGGACATGCGATTAGTTCCGGATCCGAACACCTTTGCTATCCTTCCATGGCGAAACCGCGAGGATGGTGCATCCGCTCGAATGATCTGTGACGTCTACAACACGACCTCGGGCGAGCCATTCGAGGGCGACCCGCGTCGCGTGCTCAGGAACGCACTCGACCGTGCTCACGAGATGGGCTACAAAGTCAACGCCGCCCCAGAGCCCGAATTCTTCCTCTTCGAGGAAGACGAAGAGGGCCGTGCGACGACGACGACCAACGACGCAGGCGGGTACTTCGACCTCGCACCGAAAGACCTCGCGAGCGACGTCCGACGTGACATCATCTACGGCCTCGAGAACATGGGCTTCGAAGTGGAAGCGAGCCACCACGAAGTCGCCGAAGGTCAACACGAGATCAACTTCGAGTACGACGACGCGCTCACCACAGCCGACAACGTCGCCACCTTCCGCACCGTCGTTCGGGCCATCGCCGCCCAACACGACTACCACGCGACGTTCATGCCAAAGCCGATTCCGGAGATTAACGGCTCGGGTATGCACACGCACATCTCGCTGTTCACCGAAGACGGCGAGAACGCGTTCCACGAGGAGGACGACGAGTTCAACCTCAGCGAGGAAGCCCGCGCCTTTACCGCCGGTATCCTCGAGCACGCACCGGCGATTACGGCGGTCGCGAACCCGACGGTCAACAGCTACAAGCGACTCGTCCCCGGCTACGAGGCGCCCGTCTACGTCGCCTGGTCCGACCGCAACCGTTCGTCGCTGATCCGCAAACCGGCTGCTCGCGTCCCTGCAGCCTCCCGCGTCGAACTTCGCTCGCCCGACCCCTCGTGTAATCCCTACCTCGCCATCGCCGTCATGATCCACGCGGGTCTCGACGGCATCGAACAGGACCTCGAGTGTCCGGATCCGGTTCGAGAGAACATCTACGAGTTCGACGAGGAAAAACGCGAAGAGTACGGCATCGACACGCTGCCGGCGAACCTCGGCGAGGCAGTCGACGCCTTGGAGGAAGACGACGCGATGTTCGACGCACTCGGCGAGCACATCGGCGAGAAGTTCGTCGAAGCCAAGCGCCAGGAGTTCGAAGAGTACCTCATCGACGTCTCCGAGTGGGAACTCGATCGCTACCTCGAGACGTTCTGA
- a CDS encoding ferritin family protein translates to MTTSYTPTEMMNRESRSNRYYRNAVERHWDPGEIDLERDVEHLLEYIEGAENYDEQSWDRTLNGIAKFGAGEDAVTEDLAPLATVLEDIDDQLFLTTQLYEEAKHADFFDRYWREVVWAVEDELGWERSNPRDDKWFNEPYVELFDRNKKAQYRLLEDDTPENRAKAYCHYHLTVEGILAQTGYYGMQTSYGGEFEELPHLPGLVEGFTKIRSDEGRHVGFGMNQLKTLIKEEGVEPELIENTVNELLPLVQGITEDNRYQPDEDEERVGLQDGELAAYAVDKHTDRMQQITDAAAEIPDVDELVRLEGDD, encoded by the coding sequence ATGACAACATCGTACACACCGACCGAGATGATGAACCGGGAGTCCCGGTCCAATCGCTACTATCGAAACGCAGTCGAACGCCACTGGGATCCCGGCGAAATCGACCTCGAGCGAGACGTCGAGCACCTCCTCGAGTACATCGAGGGAGCGGAGAACTACGACGAACAGTCGTGGGATCGGACGCTCAATGGCATCGCGAAGTTCGGCGCGGGCGAGGACGCCGTCACCGAGGACCTCGCGCCGCTGGCGACGGTACTCGAGGATATCGACGACCAACTGTTCTTGACGACCCAACTTTACGAGGAGGCCAAACACGCCGACTTCTTCGATCGCTACTGGCGCGAAGTCGTCTGGGCGGTCGAGGACGAACTCGGCTGGGAGCGCTCAAACCCGCGAGACGACAAGTGGTTCAACGAGCCCTACGTCGAACTCTTCGATCGGAACAAGAAGGCCCAGTATCGCCTGCTCGAGGACGACACTCCCGAAAACCGCGCGAAGGCGTACTGTCACTACCACCTGACGGTGGAGGGCATCCTTGCCCAGACGGGCTACTACGGCATGCAGACCTCCTACGGCGGCGAGTTCGAGGAGTTACCGCACTTGCCGGGGCTCGTCGAGGGCTTTACGAAGATCAGAAGCGACGAGGGCCGACACGTCGGCTTCGGCATGAACCAGCTGAAGACGCTCATCAAAGAGGAGGGTGTCGAACCCGAGTTGATCGAGAACACCGTCAACGAACTCTTGCCGCTCGTCCAGGGAATCACCGAGGACAACCGATACCAGCCCGACGAGGACGAAGAGCGCGTCGGCCTGCAAGACGGCGAACTGGCCGCCTACGCCGTCGACAAGCACACCGATCGAATGCAACAGATCACCGACGCTGCGGCCGAGATCCCCGACGTCGATGAACTGGTTCGACTCGAGGGCGACGACTGA
- a CDS encoding long-chain fatty acid--CoA ligase, translating to MMGVQLTLDKIIERAVDLFPERELVTKLPDGSTHRYTYSDAYERICQLAHGLDELGLEDGARVGVVATNHYRHFELYFGPACSARSIHMCNMRLPDHHFVHTVEDAEDEVIFVDPALVEKVEANADELETVEQYVVLCSEDELPETDLEPVVAYESLLAGHPTEYEWPDIDEDREYGMCHTSGTTGLPKGVPYTHRAMYLHSIMCGHVDANQVSEGDVALPVVPMFHANGWGIPYAATFAGAKQVFPSVHTDPESLAHLIADEDVTVSAAVPTIWLEMANYLDENPEVDISNIDRLTVGGSAPPESLIRKYDEEYDAPIIQGWGMTETSPLGTLSTLRTEVEALSPEEQYEYRTMAGFPVPGMQVRVIDDDGEEVPRDGETMGELEVRSPWVTDHYHNRPEENEQAFTDDGYLRTGDIAVRDELGYVDVVDRDKDVIKSGGEWISSVQLENDLIAHEDVAEATVVGVEHERWQERPLAIVVPTADADLAADDLADHLGETFPDWWLPDAYEFIDEIPKTSTGKFDKKRLRDRFDIVLEAPDEEEAEL from the coding sequence ATGATGGGTGTTCAGTTAACACTTGACAAGATTATCGAGCGAGCGGTCGACCTCTTTCCGGAGCGAGAACTCGTGACGAAACTGCCAGATGGGAGCACGCACCGCTACACCTACAGCGACGCGTACGAGCGAATCTGCCAACTCGCTCACGGACTCGACGAGTTGGGACTCGAGGACGGCGCTCGCGTCGGCGTAGTCGCGACGAACCACTACCGACACTTCGAACTCTACTTCGGCCCGGCGTGCTCGGCGCGGTCGATTCACATGTGCAACATGCGACTGCCAGACCACCACTTCGTCCACACGGTCGAAGACGCCGAGGACGAGGTGATCTTCGTCGATCCGGCGCTCGTCGAGAAGGTGGAGGCGAACGCGGACGAACTCGAGACGGTCGAACAGTACGTCGTCCTGTGTAGCGAGGACGAACTTCCCGAAACCGACCTCGAACCGGTGGTCGCCTACGAGTCGCTGCTCGCCGGCCACCCGACCGAGTACGAGTGGCCCGACATCGACGAGGACCGAGAGTACGGCATGTGTCACACCTCGGGGACGACGGGGCTCCCAAAGGGCGTCCCCTACACCCACCGGGCGATGTACCTCCACAGCATCATGTGTGGGCACGTCGACGCCAACCAAGTGAGCGAGGGCGACGTCGCCTTGCCGGTCGTGCCGATGTTCCACGCAAACGGCTGGGGAATCCCCTACGCCGCGACGTTCGCCGGCGCAAAACAGGTCTTCCCGTCCGTTCACACTGACCCCGAGTCGCTCGCGCACCTGATCGCCGACGAGGATGTCACCGTCTCGGCGGCCGTCCCGACCATCTGGCTCGAGATGGCGAACTACCTCGATGAGAACCCGGAAGTCGACATCTCCAACATCGACCGCCTGACGGTCGGGGGCTCCGCGCCGCCGGAGTCGCTCATCCGCAAGTACGACGAGGAGTACGACGCGCCGATTATCCAGGGCTGGGGAATGACCGAAACGTCGCCACTCGGCACGCTCAGCACGCTCCGAACGGAAGTCGAAGCGCTCTCACCCGAAGAACAGTACGAGTACCGGACGATGGCCGGCTTCCCCGTGCCGGGAATGCAGGTCCGTGTCATCGACGACGACGGCGAGGAAGTCCCCCGAGACGGCGAGACGATGGGCGAACTCGAGGTTCGCAGCCCCTGGGTGACAGACCACTACCACAACCGTCCGGAGGAGAACGAGCAGGCGTTCACCGACGACGGGTACCTCAGAACCGGTGATATCGCCGTACGCGACGAACTGGGCTACGTCGACGTCGTCGACCGCGACAAGGACGTGATCAAATCGGGCGGCGAGTGGATCTCGTCGGTCCAACTCGAGAACGACCTCATCGCCCACGAGGATGTCGCCGAGGCGACGGTCGTCGGCGTCGAACACGAACGTTGGCAGGAACGGCCCCTCGCGATCGTCGTTCCGACGGCTGATGCGGATCTCGCGGCGGACGACCTCGCGGACCACCTCGGGGAGACGTTCCCGGACTGGTGGCTGCCGGACGCCTACGAGTTCATCGACGAAATTCCGAAGACCTCGACCGGGAAATTCGACAAGAAACGCCTCCGCGACCGCTTCGATATCGTGCTCGAGGCACCCGACGAGGAAGAAGCGGAACTGTAA
- a CDS encoding TIGR03885 family FMN-dependent LLM class oxidoreductase: protein MSFIGYHASHEQFSPSTLLEYVEQADEHGFEAALASDHFHPWSERQGESGFVWSWLGSALERTSMTFGTVNAPGYRYHPAIIAQAAATLRETYPERFWLAVGSGQLLNEGITGTNWPIKDDRNARLEESARIMRRLWDGEELTHDGQITVERAKLYSRPETPPPVIGAALSEETARWLGTCEWVDGLITIATPDHEGVENRVEAFREHAPDKSVFLKVQLSYDTDDDAALEGAYDQWRTNCVPGPVTQELRTPEEYDELGESITREEVEANVRVSSDLEDHIEWLERDRALNVDGIYLHNVARSQSRFIADFGEEVLPKLT, encoded by the coding sequence ATGAGTTTCATCGGATACCACGCCTCCCACGAACAGTTTTCACCCTCGACGCTGCTCGAGTACGTCGAACAGGCCGACGAACACGGCTTCGAGGCTGCACTCGCCTCGGATCACTTCCACCCCTGGAGCGAACGACAGGGTGAGTCCGGCTTCGTCTGGTCCTGGCTCGGATCGGCACTCGAGCGGACGTCGATGACATTCGGGACCGTCAACGCGCCGGGGTACCGGTATCACCCGGCAATCATCGCACAAGCAGCGGCGACGCTTCGGGAAACGTATCCCGAGCGATTTTGGCTCGCCGTGGGTAGCGGCCAGTTGCTCAACGAGGGGATCACGGGCACCAACTGGCCGATCAAGGACGACCGCAATGCCCGTCTCGAGGAATCCGCACGGATCATGCGGCGGCTCTGGGATGGCGAGGAACTGACCCACGACGGTCAGATTACGGTCGAACGGGCAAAACTGTACTCGCGCCCGGAGACGCCGCCGCCGGTAATCGGTGCGGCCCTCTCCGAAGAGACTGCTCGCTGGCTCGGAACGTGTGAGTGGGTCGACGGCCTGATTACCATCGCGACGCCGGATCACGAGGGCGTCGAAAACCGCGTCGAAGCCTTCCGCGAGCACGCGCCCGACAAATCGGTCTTTCTCAAGGTGCAACTGTCCTACGACACGGACGACGACGCGGCACTCGAGGGCGCGTACGATCAGTGGCGGACGAACTGCGTTCCGGGGCCCGTCACGCAGGAGCTTCGAACACCGGAGGAGTACGACGAACTCGGCGAGTCGATCACTCGCGAGGAGGTCGAAGCGAACGTTCGCGTCTCGAGCGATCTCGAGGACCACATCGAGTGGCTCGAGCGCGACCGCGCGCTCAATGTCGACGGAATCTACCTGCACAACGTCGCTCGCTCGCAATCGCGCTTCATCGCGGACTTCGGAGAAGAAGTACTTCCCAAACTCACGTAA
- a CDS encoding DUF6517 family protein, translating to MMNRRTVLAGAGTVGLVGLSGCLGVIGLDEHASSPAGVEEAVRDDTGYEYSDVEEIGIDEGVDLLLYEESVTVLNHLTEHEKTVDMGPAGRQQGAVFLLLTTPQVSVAGQEFNPVEEMDTEELVELVEDNYDDISNITHEEDDDISLLEQDTTQSRFSAEATFDGTDVDVYLHVTEAVESNDDLLIAIGVYPEYVQAEEEANVRSLIDGVIEDVDEMDGDGGNGDSDDDDAGSDDDSDGDDQEDDEDADAIDI from the coding sequence ATGATGAACAGAAGAACCGTCCTCGCCGGTGCTGGAACGGTCGGCCTCGTAGGCCTTTCCGGCTGTTTAGGTGTGATTGGACTCGACGAACACGCCTCCTCGCCTGCTGGTGTCGAGGAAGCTGTCCGCGATGACACGGGATACGAGTACAGTGACGTCGAGGAAATCGGAATCGACGAGGGCGTCGATCTCCTGTTGTACGAGGAGAGCGTCACCGTGTTGAACCACCTTACCGAACACGAGAAGACAGTCGACATGGGGCCAGCAGGCCGCCAGCAGGGTGCCGTGTTCTTGCTGTTGACAACGCCGCAGGTGAGCGTCGCTGGTCAGGAATTCAACCCCGTTGAAGAGATGGATACCGAAGAACTGGTCGAACTCGTCGAAGACAACTACGACGACATCAGCAACATCACTCACGAAGAAGACGACGACATCTCCTTGCTCGAGCAAGACACGACTCAATCTCGATTCAGTGCAGAAGCGACGTTCGACGGTACCGACGTCGACGTCTATCTACACGTCACTGAGGCCGTCGAGAGCAACGACGATCTGTTGATTGCAATCGGCGTCTACCCCGAGTACGTGCAAGCGGAGGAAGAAGCAAACGTCCGCTCGCTGATCGACGGTGTCATCGAAGACGTCGACGAGATGGATGGTGATGGTGGCAACGGTGATAGTGACGATGATGATGCTGGATCGGACGACGACTCAGATGGCGACGACCAGGAAGACGACGAAGACGCTGACGCCATCGATATCTAA